The genomic DNA ACTTTATCTTGATACTAAATCATTTGATAATGCAATACGACATATTTTAAGACAAAACCCTGATATTATAGGCGTTGGAGAAATGAGGGATTTGGAAACAATCTCAGCTGCAATTACAGCCGCAGAAACAGGCCATCTCGTTATAGCTACGCTTCATACTAACGATTGTGCCCAGACAATCAATAGAATTATTGATGTTTTTCCATCCCACCAGCAGGATCAGATAAGAACTCAGCTTGCTTCAACCTTAAACTGTATAATTAATCAAAAACTCCTTCCAAGAGTTGATAAAAAAGGAAGAGTGCTTGCTTATGAATTTCTGATAGCCAATGATGCTGTAAGGACTATAATCAGAGATAATAAATTGCAGATGATTAACAATACAATTCAAACAGCGAGAAATCAAGGTATGGTTACATTAGATGAAATGATTAAAAATTTTTATCAAAAAGGAATGATAACATACGATACAGCAATCGCTAATGCTAAAGATCTAAAAAGTTTTAAGATGAAAGCGAGCGTATGAAAATAAAAAATTACCCCTTACCGTGAGCTAAGGTAAGGGGTAATTAATTTCTCAATTTATTTTTTTATAAAATATTCCTGAATTTTTGTCTTCCAATTTTTTAAATTCATTTCGACGTCTTTATCAGGCTTTAACATAGGAGTAATATTCATATTTTTATCAATCGATAAAATGGCTTCAATATGCGTAATTGAAATCGCTTCCATTTCTCGATTAACAAATGCAGATATGTAATCAATGGCAAGATTGCTATATACGATTTTCTTTTTATTAACGTTCGCTTCTCTATGAAGATATTTCACAGCATTAACAATAAAATCCATATTAGATGTTTTGTTAAAGTCTATTAAAACTCCATGACCATATTTGTTTTTTAAAATAGATTCAATTTCTTTTTGCCAGTCATTTTTATCTGAAAGTTCAAAAGACCAAATAAGTGATATTTCTTTTTTTACATTATCCCAGCATTGATTTATTTTTTCATTATTTTTCCAAGGAGAAATGACATTAATTGACATAGTATCAATTAACTTACGGCTATCAAACGAATACAATCTATTTTCTGAAAAAATATTTTTTTCAATTTTTTCCAGCCAATTAGACGAAAAAACATCACTTGCTTCCAAAATAATATTCAAATGAAGAAACGGATTAGCCGCTCTTATTGGCAAAAGTAATGATTCAATCAAGTTGCAGGGGTCTTCCAAACTTCCAATTTTAAACCATGCAGTAAAAGGCTGACAAACTACTCTGCTTAATTTTTCGCCAAGTTCTTTTAGTTTATCTGCATGGGAAGCATCAAGATCAAGTATCACCTTATCGACATTAAAATCAAATTGAGGAGATGCTGGCAAGCTTTCGAAATGTTTTTGTTCTCCTGATAATAAACCATTTGGATTAAAGCAATCTATAAAAGTCCCAGTAAAAACATCTATAGTTAAGTTTTTGATTTTATCATACATGGTTACTACTTTTTCAATTTCGCTTTTTGATAGATAAGACGTTTCGGTTATCAGATAAGGCGGTTTATTAACATATTTTATCCCATACTCATCCGCTTTTTTTCTTAATCGTGTATTTGGGAAAAGCTGTAATAAATGCAATAGTCCAGGGACTTTGTTGTTTATCAAAAACATTACCGATTTTTCAAAATCGCTTAAAGTATCAACTGGTAATCCAAGTATAACGCCGGCAGTATGTGCTATGCCTCTTTCTCTTAAGAGTTGTACGCCTTTTAAATATTTATTTGTATCGACAGGAGGTCTATTCACATTTTTTAAAGTAGCTTGATGAATACTCTGTAATCCAATCTCTACTTCTGTAAAATTGCAATCCTTTAATAAATCAGCCCGTTTTTCATCTAAATGTTCTACAGCAATCGTAGCGTATAATTCAATTTTTTTCTCTTTATTAAGATCTTTAATCTTTTCGCATACTTCATCAAAATTAGGAGAGGCTAAAAAATTTGAATCCAAAATAAAAACTCGTTCTACGTCATTTTTTAAGAAAACCTCCAATTCTTCATAAACTCTATTAGCTGAAAAAAACCCCGTAGGTCTTGTTCCATGACTGCAATAAGCACATTTGAAATAACAGCCCCGAACTGTCTCAATCAAGCCTGTCTTATAGTCTGTTATATCCACAAAATTTAAAACATAAGGAGATGGAATTTGATCTAAATCTTTTATCGGTTCACTTGGCGGCGTAGTAACAATATTACCATTTTCTCTATAAAAAATTCCTTTTATATTACTGTAATCCTTTTTGTTTGCAATAAGATGTTCAATAATTTCTACAAAAGTAAGTTCACCCTGCCCAAGACAACCAATATCGATAGCAGGACTATTTAAGATATAGTCAGTCTCTAAAGTTACTTCCGGGCCACCTGCAATAATTATTAAATTAGGTAATTGTTTTTTTACTTCTTCGGCTATAGATATGCTTTGAATTGAGTTAAAACAATATATTGAAAAGCCTAATACATCAGGCTTTTTTGAAATAATTAAATCAATTAATGCAGCATCACCTAAAGAAAGTCTATTATGATCTAAATGCAAAATTTCTATATCTACTTGATTTAAAAGTCCTTTTTTATAGGCCATTGTTTTTAAAAAACCGGCCGCAAGAGGAAAATTAACCGATGATTTTCTAAATAAAAATTCTAAACCTTCTATTTGCAGCAATAAGACTTTAAATTTTTTATTTTCAGACATTTGTATCTCCTTATTTTTTTTAACAAAAAGTTGGTAATATCTATTACTTATTACTTAGTTTATTATTCCATTCTTCTAATTGAGAAATACTTACACCACCGCCTCCGCATACAATCACCAAGATATTTTTTTCTTTTTTTAATCTATTTATCGGCTCATATACAGCGGCAAGAGACGCTCCACATGCAGGTTCAACTAAAATGCGATGATCTTGAGAAAACTGAAAGCAAGCATCAAGAGCCTCTCTATCTGAAACAACATGACTTATGACTTCATGATTATGACACCATTCATAAGCATTTTTAGCAACTTTTTTGGCTCCAAGAGACGTTGC from Desulfobacterales bacterium includes the following:
- a CDS encoding PilT/PilU family type 4a pilus ATPase, encoding MLNLLKKAVKAEASDLHLTTGAPPILRIHGELIIIEDEEPLTNETNKELIYSILNETQKNKALEDLELCFSLNILDLGYFRITIYFQRGMIEASIRIGMVEAKTIKELELPLLLSDMVRRPNGIILITGATGQGKTTTFYALIDFINKDRRCKIITVEDPVEYVHKNIKSIVVQQELYLDTKSFDNAIRHILRQNPDIIGVGEMRDLETISAAITAAETGHLVIATLHTNDCAQTINRIIDVFPSHQQDQIRTQLASTLNCIINQKLLPRVDKKGRVLAYEFLIANDAVRTIIRDNKLQMINNTIQTARNQGMVTLDEMIKNFYQKGMITYDTAIANAKDLKSFKMKASV
- a CDS encoding B12-binding domain-containing radical SAM protein; this translates as MSENKKFKVLLLQIEGLEFLFRKSSVNFPLAAGFLKTMAYKKGLLNQVDIEILHLDHNRLSLGDAALIDLIISKKPDVLGFSIYCFNSIQSISIAEEVKKQLPNLIIIAGGPEVTLETDYILNSPAIDIGCLGQGELTFVEIIEHLIANKKDYSNIKGIFYRENGNIVTTPPSEPIKDLDQIPSPYVLNFVDITDYKTGLIETVRGCYFKCAYCSHGTRPTGFFSANRVYEELEVFLKNDVERVFILDSNFLASPNFDEVCEKIKDLNKEKKIELYATIAVEHLDEKRADLLKDCNFTEVEIGLQSIHQATLKNVNRPPVDTNKYLKGVQLLRERGIAHTAGVILGLPVDTLSDFEKSVMFLINNKVPGLLHLLQLFPNTRLRKKADEYGIKYVNKPPYLITETSYLSKSEIEKVVTMYDKIKNLTIDVFTGTFIDCFNPNGLLSGEQKHFESLPASPQFDFNVDKVILDLDASHADKLKELGEKLSRVVCQPFTAWFKIGSLEDPCNLIESLLLPIRAANPFLHLNIILEASDVFSSNWLEKIEKNIFSENRLYSFDSRKLIDTMSINVISPWKNNEKINQCWDNVKKEISLIWSFELSDKNDWQKEIESILKNKYGHGVLIDFNKTSNMDFIVNAVKYLHREANVNKKKIVYSNLAIDYISAFVNREMEAISITHIEAILSIDKNMNITPMLKPDKDVEMNLKNWKTKIQEYFIKK